TCTAGAGATTTACTGACAGCTGAGGAAGCATTGGGTCGTTCAATTCtgctttttttgttttgaaCTCTTGATTTACACTAGGGCCTGACAGAACATGCATCCTAGGGGATATCAACCTGACCTCTCACCCAAAGCCATCCTGCCAGCAGGGCTAAGAGACATCAGCCACTGATAGCGCGAAATTAAATGGGCAGCGCTTATATGCTGAGCGCCATGATGGAGTTCACGATATCATTGTCGTTCTCACGAAGAGCCTTGACAGCCTTCTTGCGCGACACGTTGGCCTGAGCCATGACGAGCTCGATGTCCTTGGCCTCAAGACCGGACTCGTCGACGGGCTcgccatcatcctcttcctcctccttcttggtcTCGGCCTCGGGGACCTTGGTGCCGAGATCGTGCTCGTGGTCGTGACCAGCGTGCTCACCGGCGGCAGCCTCGGCAGCGGCGAGCTGCTGAGCAGCAGAAGCCTGGGCCTGGGAGTTCAGGTCCTCGATCTTAGCCTCACCGAAGATGCTGTTCAACATGTAAGCCAACGAATACATTCATAACTCAGAGAAAGACGTACATCCAGGTGTTGCTGGAGGGGGAACGGTAGACATCGGGCTGgttgatgacgaagaggatcTGTAAGAGACGCATTAGCCTCTGCATTCACACATCTATGCCGCCCATCGCCGACTAAAGCACAGGGACTGTTGAGCATCGGAGGGAGGCGGGGTAGGTCGAGTTCATACGTTCTTGGGTCTGCGGAGAGTGACACGAGTGATGCCGGGAACGTGCTTCAGGCCGAGCTTGCCAATGGCCTTGCgagccttcttctcgttACGAGAGTGGATGGTGACGGCAGCACCGGCGGGAATGTTGGCCTCGCCAGCCTCAGACTCGGAGTCGCTGCCAGCATCCTCAACGGTCTGCTTGGGAGTCTCCTCCTCAACGATTTCTTCAACACGGGGGTCGGCCATTTTGTGAATTAGGGGAGCCTAAAAGGGCTATAAAATCGAGGGTCAGCAATTCGCACTCTAGGACTGTTTCGGTCGCTTGGAGGCTCGAATTGTGGCCCACGAAACCGGAGGGTCCCGCCCACGAAAACTGCAGGAATTCACCAGTTCCGAGCGTAAAAATCATCTTGACGGCCAGAGATACAATTATAACGTACCTAGACACAGAAAAGATTACTGTGGTGGATGAGGGGGTTTTTTTGGTCTGGTTGAAGTTGGAAAGGCGCAAAGCTGTGTGAATGTCATGGCTGCCGAAAATCGTTAGCGAGCTGATTGGGTCCCTCACGAGTTCCCCCCCCAGACGCCGGGACACACAAGCGACTCAACCTACGAACTATGTATGTAGTATGAATGTATCTATGAATGAATGAACGTATATCCCCGACTTTTACATGACCGTATCCCGACAAAATTTATCGGAATTGCTCTATTTCAATTCTAGAATCGCAACAATACAAcaagattaaataaaagcGTTTGGTCATGAAAATTACGttttttttgtcttgttttccctTCATGCTTTTTGTGGATCATTCCCCAATTTCCATTAAAAAGGCATGGCCCGCTGATGTCAAGATAAGTAAACCCGGAGCCTCcttaatactagtagaaaGGTGTGCCGTCTTTTGTGACGTACGAGCGTAACCTCTTGGTCAGGATATCAAGGTTCTCGAATCATTTTATGCTGCCAATGATAATGTGTACAGCGTCTTTTTTGCTGAAATCAAATAAACCCTCAGCAATGTAAAACCGTCCCAAAGGCACTCCCTTCACACTATGCACCGAGCCTCATGAAGTAAACCATCTACGACTTAGGAGCAGCCGCCCTGAGCTTGGCGTGAGCCTTCTGGACCTCGAAGCGAGCCTGTAAAAAGTCCGTGATGTCAGCCTTCCATCCGATTCTCATTGTGCGATTCCAGCGCAAGGCTCAATATATTTTCCTAGCCCTAGTCTCATCGTTTCCAAAGCCACCAATGGGGACCATCCACGTACCTGCTTCCGGAGGCGCAGGACCTTGAAACGCTCGAAGTCGTTGAGGTTCTTCCGACGCTCAGCACGCTCGGTCTTCTGGGCGAAGCTGGACTGAGCCCACTTGCTGTCGATCTCGCTCTTCTGCCAGAGCTTCTTGACGGGGCCGGTACCGGCAGCACGGGGAAGCTGGGGAATGACGAAGTGGGTGAGGGTGGCGTGGGCGAGAGGAAGAACGTGACGGGGGACGATCTTGTTCTCCTCAGTGGAAGGACCGTCAACCAGAACCTATTCGTTGCGACACTTCGTCAATATGATGTCCATCTCCAAATGTCCTTTGCCCATCCCAATCGCGGCTGTCCTATATCTCGCTCGGATCAAAAACATACACGTCTGTGGTCGACAATCTCCACGATGGTGGCCAGCTTGCCGGTGTAGGGGCCGCGGCGGATCAGCACCACACGGCCAATCTCAACGAGCTTCCATTGAGCGATCTTGATATCGATATCGGCCATGGCGAAGGCTTCCTAAAAAATGCCAAAAATGACGGTCTCAGTATAACAGTTCTACTGGGACGATAGACGGGCGCATGAATCACTCACGGTCGACAGACTCCGGGAGGTCGGTGGAGGAATTTGTTGTCGAAGTGGTCGGGGTTGTCGAAGGGTCGTCCGAAACGCACAAGTTCGCTCTGGCTGCTGGAGTCGCGAATTTCGGTCTTGCGGCGTTGCCCACAGTTTCTCGCTTAACAGCCAGTCGGAGGCCGTCGATGGGACCTGTGGTGCGGACTAGGGCTGCCTCGTTGTCTTAGCGCCGCCTTCGGAGCGTCCTATTATTCCGCTTCCGATCCCGTCGCATTTaagcttcattttctctggtggacttttttttcttttgttcctgCAAAGTACAAGCttcagcttttcttctctctacggagtacatcaaAACATAATGCTGTTTTGGGCAACGATTCACGATCAGCTGGTCTCGAACTAACTGTCAAAAGCCTTCAGCATAATCCCACTGGTATGTATAACACGGTCTTTTCTTAtatcttcctttttccacaCTCATATGATGCGGTAATTTGCGATTGACCCGGTGTCTGTGAAACTCTCGCCGGAGTTTCGATACAGCACTGAAGTAtgatatttaatttcttaCATATTCTGATATGTGTTTACTACTCCACATGATTGTTATAACTCCATTCTATATATGGAATCATGGCTAACATGTCAAGACTTCACAGGTTCTTATGTCAATGATGACCGCCAACATTCTATCTCGGTCTAGAATAGGTACGTTCAGCATATTCCTTTCACCTGTCCATGTTCCGAGGAAGACAACTTTGCACTGCCTAGATAGTAATTGATGCTTCTGGCAATGATATTACCCTCATCACCAAGATCTCTGATGGAACATCCTCAATCTCACATTTTGAtcctgttttttttttcggaATCTGTCTCTAACGTTCAACGTTATAGGTTTTCGTCTACTGGACTTTGATAGCATACATAgataaaatgaaaatgaaaatgataTTTGAACTTAATAGCATTTCACCATTGCCTGATAACCTTTCGATTTCTATATGTATGAGTAGCGTAAATCTTGTAGGCGGTAAACAATAACGTGATCATCACTGCGTGTCCATTCTCCAAAGCTTGAATACCAGCCAAGATATACTACAACCGTCAAACATAATACCAGTCCCTATACCATGTCTCCTGCCAAAGCCAAACTTGTTGCCGAGGCATTGCTCTCGTCCATCGGCCTCGAGCTAGTTTCTTGTCGAGTCCTCCAGACCCTCTGGGCAGGCTATGGCCATATATGCGAAATCACAGCGAGAGCTTCGGGAAACCAGACCACTCGAACTTCCAATGTGAAAAAGGATGCGAATGGTAACTTTCACCTCATTCTCAAACTCATCTCGCCCCCCAAAAGCGACGGCGATGAGGGCCACCTACGTAAATTGCTCAGCTACGAAGTTGAGCAATATTTCTACCAAGAAATCACTCCATCTTTGGACCAGGATGTTGCCGTTGCAAGCTGTTTAGCTTCCACGGGACACCTGCAGCAAGGTCAGAGCCAAGAACTCCAGGGCTTGACTGCCACTATCATGGAAGATCTCCGGCAGAAGTTTCCTGTTGcaggggaaaagagagcaCTTCTCAACCAACAACAGGTCTACGCCGCTATTGAGTGGCTGGCAAAGTTCCATGCCAATACCTGGAAACTGCTTCCAGATGATCTCGATAGATATCTGTTGCCGCCACTGAAGGAGatgcaaagaaggagagctGATCCATCTTCAGGTGGTGATAAACTCTGGTTAAATGGGGGCTACACCTACCTTGCAACTCGGCAGAAAGAGCTTGCCTCGTTAATAGAAGATACAGATTCTGAGTGGTCTGCTGCGCTCTGTGAGCCGCCACAAGGCTCGGCTTTGTCGATTGCTGATCAAGTGGCTAACTTTCTCACCCCATGCGGCCGGCCCTATGAAAGTTATATTCACGGTGATGTCAAATCCGAGAA
This DNA window, taken from Aspergillus flavus chromosome 5, complete sequence, encodes the following:
- a CDS encoding nascent polypeptide-associated complex subunit alpha (nascent polypeptide-associated complex subunit, putative); this encodes MADPRVEEIVEEETPKQTVEDAGSDSESEAGEANIPAGAAVTIHSRNEKKARKAIGKLGLKHVPGITRVTLRRPKNILFVINQPDVYRSPSSNTWIIFGEAKIEDLNSQAQASAAQQLAAAEAAAGEHAGHDHEHDLGTKVPEAETKKEEEEDDGEPVDESGLEAKDIELVMAQANVSRKKAVKALRENDNDIVNSIMALSI
- a CDS encoding 60S ribosomal protein eL14 codes for the protein MADIDIKIAQWKLVEIGRVVLIRRGPYTGKLATIVEIVDHRRVLVDGPSTEENKIVPRHVLPLAHATLTHFVIPQLPRAAGTGPVKKLWQKSEIDSKWAQSSFAQKTERAERRKNLNDFERFKVLRLRKQARFEVQKAHAKLRAAAPKS
- a CDS encoding Ecdysteroid kinase-domain-containing protein yields the protein MSPAKAKLVAEALLSSIGLELVSCRVLQTLWAGYGHICEITARASGNQTTRTSNVKKDANGNFHLILKLISPPKSDGDEGHLRKLLSYEVEQYFYQEITPSLDQDVAVASCLASTGHLQQGQSQELQGLTATIMEDLRQKFPVAGEKRALLNQQQVYAAIEWLAKFHANTWKLLPDDLDRYLLPPLKEMQRRRADPSSGGDKLWLNGGYTYLATRQKELASLIEDTDSEWSAALCEPPQGSALSIADQVANFLTPCGRPYESYIHGDVKSENLFTTGSGDEVAFFDFQYVGLGLGVCDLAKLFTCSVPLGMLTSDYDVPEELPMDDGERALLECYREALLARRPSGMKEFDYPMNILVHHWETALVDWCRFQASWGFWGNTEWLEARVRSILRDPAWQEWLRNESG